Proteins encoded by one window of Halobacteriovorax sp. GB3:
- a CDS encoding Stp1/IreP family PP2C-type Ser/Thr phosphatase: MALISSGKTDIGRKRKTNQDSIFLDQKKYLFVVADGMGGHNGGDIASAMAVKYIPEHFADHKNDDVLNVSSNSILYANEKIQSHSKSDPNLKGMGTTVNLLKFKGDTLYVANVGDSRSYLVNNARIYQLSKDHSLVQEKLNLGIYNREMAQKDPEKNVLVRAVGFDTDVEVDVFTYKVSRNDIFLSCSDGLHGKVSDADILFLINKYIPSPSKCTQDDVNQLTDALVSQANANGGQDNISVIVVVAK; encoded by the coding sequence ATGGCCCTCATCTCATCGGGAAAAACTGATATTGGAAGGAAAAGAAAAACAAACCAAGACTCAATTTTTCTAGACCAAAAGAAATACCTTTTTGTTGTTGCTGATGGAATGGGTGGGCATAATGGTGGAGATATCGCTTCAGCGATGGCCGTAAAATATATTCCAGAGCATTTCGCAGATCACAAAAATGACGATGTTCTAAACGTTAGCAGCAACTCCATTTTATATGCCAATGAGAAAATCCAATCTCATTCAAAAAGTGATCCCAACCTAAAAGGTATGGGAACAACGGTTAACTTGTTGAAGTTCAAAGGCGACACTCTCTATGTTGCAAACGTTGGTGATTCTCGCAGTTACCTCGTTAACAATGCTCGTATCTATCAACTATCGAAAGATCACTCATTAGTTCAAGAAAAGTTAAATCTTGGAATTTATAATCGTGAGATGGCACAAAAAGACCCAGAAAAAAATGTCCTGGTTCGCGCCGTTGGTTTTGATACAGATGTTGAAGTCGATGTCTTCACTTATAAAGTCTCAAGAAACGATATTTTTCTCTCTTGCTCCGATGGACTTCATGGAAAAGTCTCAGACGCTGACATTTTATTTCTGATCAACAAATACATTCCAAGTCCTTCTAAATGCACTCAGGATGATGTTAATCAACTAACAGATGCCCTCGTTTCTCAAGCGAATGCCAATGGTGGACAAGACAATATTTCTGTTATTGTTGTCGTTGCAAAATAA
- a CDS encoding glycerol-3-phosphate dehydrogenase/oxidase, which translates to MKKTFLEAPLHFNTIVIGGGIVGAGVFRDLSLQGQDVLLIDKNDFSSQTSMSSSKMLHGGIRYLENMDFALVWEALHEKNLWLKLAPHLCYEKKFYLPIYKDSLRPKWMLRVGLFLYDLLSSFQNSPHSMANTKETIEHFKTIKGDGLQGSGIYFDAIVDDAKLTLEVIYDGLEESGSMALNYTEYVKHEHLSENEIRVTLKDVETNEEREFFCEDIVFATGPFTDKVLKGNHNINWQDHLLPSKGSHLWIKKEDLNINDAIVLTPNDGRVIFVIPQKNMVLVGTTEVSIQDVAFNQKADQSEVDYLIENLNQYFPHAKVTRDSIISSFSGIRPLVKEDSSTDRAKTARDHKYFQPRSNMHIIIGGKYTTFRIMAQDVSRIICTRHHRLYDEGKTLSPLRVKSTVLPFSLLEEITNDQIDQIIQKEHVKSVEDVIERRINNPFIQITDEQKEYIKTKIKAYHQR; encoded by the coding sequence ATGAAAAAAACATTTTTAGAAGCACCTCTACATTTTAATACTATCGTCATTGGCGGAGGAATTGTTGGTGCAGGTGTTTTTAGAGATCTTAGTTTACAAGGACAAGATGTTCTTCTCATTGATAAGAATGACTTTTCGTCCCAGACATCGATGTCTTCATCAAAGATGTTACACGGTGGGATTCGATACTTAGAGAATATGGACTTCGCACTCGTGTGGGAAGCTCTGCATGAGAAAAACCTATGGCTTAAGCTGGCCCCCCACTTATGTTATGAAAAAAAATTTTACTTACCAATCTACAAAGACTCGCTAAGACCAAAATGGATGTTAAGAGTTGGCCTCTTTCTTTATGACTTACTTTCAAGTTTTCAAAACTCTCCCCACTCAATGGCCAACACAAAAGAAACTATTGAGCACTTTAAAACAATTAAAGGAGATGGATTACAAGGAAGTGGTATTTACTTCGATGCCATAGTCGATGATGCCAAGTTAACTCTAGAAGTAATCTATGATGGTTTAGAAGAAAGTGGTTCAATGGCCCTTAACTATACAGAATATGTTAAGCACGAACACTTATCAGAAAATGAAATTCGCGTAACTCTTAAAGATGTAGAAACGAACGAAGAAAGAGAGTTCTTTTGCGAAGATATCGTTTTCGCAACAGGTCCTTTCACAGACAAAGTCTTAAAAGGAAACCACAATATCAACTGGCAAGATCATCTCCTCCCTTCAAAAGGTTCTCACCTATGGATTAAAAAGGAAGATCTCAATATTAATGATGCAATCGTTCTCACTCCAAATGATGGCCGAGTCATCTTTGTTATTCCACAAAAAAATATGGTTCTTGTTGGAACGACAGAAGTATCGATTCAAGATGTCGCCTTTAATCAAAAGGCCGATCAATCTGAAGTAGATTACTTAATAGAAAACCTTAATCAGTATTTCCCTCATGCGAAAGTGACAAGAGATTCAATTATTTCTAGTTTCTCTGGGATACGCCCACTTGTAAAAGAAGACAGCTCAACAGATAGAGCAAAAACAGCAAGAGATCATAAGTACTTTCAACCTCGCTCAAATATGCACATCATCATTGGTGGAAAGTATACAACTTTTAGAATCATGGCCCAAGATGTTAGCCGAATCATTTGCACAAGACATCACAGACTCTATGACGAAGGAAAAACACTCAGTCCACTTCGAGTAAAAAGTACCGTTCTTCCCTTTTCATTATTAGAGGAAATTACTAATGATCAGATCGATCAAATTATTCAAAAAGAACACGTTAAATCAGTTGAAGATGTCATTGAAAGAAGAATCAATAATCCTTTCATTCAAATAACAGACGAACAAAAAGAGTATATCAAAACTAAGATTAAGGCCTATCACCAACGATAG
- a CDS encoding lipase family alpha/beta hydrolase — MKKIFILFFFFLSLQSLASVHHLIFIHGIASGPGTFDYMDEGLLKKLGDEYPLRAHKKYMFSYPTGQDQYDVNDFTEMLDSYLKENLDLSQNDKVSVIAHSQGGLVTFNWIRAALRKKLSQHSYEIVKNRIEHIITLGTPFQGTQIAKVPLYLRKVKDFIFGKKELRDMLFGSDFLVGLRNDFFFDQKLRDYIHSVKILNVVGNFRLANTGSLSFYLQDDLAVPVTSAHLNYYYYLERERPDPFSSNRSIKYLNFELGEQAFFTRPHMDFLRKQGLSGAEIECVEYVCENDVFWKVFQFLSEQSKKSDIDGRSSSFLVHVRLNFLKTSKYKMSDNSKNYKLSLSEINGHGEFGGGHVFYTRFMKSKDPRYKSSADFYLAGKIRDGSKAKGLLEISIRGGYMIRKVPINLERSKATIVELEAWGIKDYLP, encoded by the coding sequence ATGAAAAAAATATTTATTTTATTTTTCTTTTTTCTTTCGCTCCAATCTCTTGCGAGTGTTCATCATTTAATTTTTATCCATGGAATCGCTTCAGGACCTGGAACATTTGACTATATGGATGAGGGTCTGCTTAAGAAGTTAGGAGATGAGTATCCCTTAAGGGCCCATAAGAAATATATGTTCTCCTATCCTACTGGACAAGATCAATACGATGTAAATGACTTTACAGAGATGCTAGATTCTTATTTAAAAGAAAATCTCGATCTTTCACAGAATGATAAAGTTAGTGTTATTGCTCACTCTCAAGGTGGTCTTGTTACATTTAATTGGATTAGAGCTGCTCTTCGAAAAAAGTTAAGTCAGCACTCCTATGAGATTGTAAAAAATCGTATAGAGCACATCATAACTTTGGGTACTCCTTTTCAGGGAACCCAGATTGCTAAGGTGCCTCTCTATCTTCGTAAGGTGAAAGACTTTATCTTTGGAAAAAAAGAATTGAGAGATATGCTCTTTGGCTCAGATTTTCTCGTTGGACTTAGAAATGATTTTTTCTTCGATCAAAAGCTTAGAGATTATATTCACAGTGTGAAGATTTTAAATGTCGTCGGGAACTTTCGATTGGCCAATACAGGAAGTCTTTCTTTTTATCTTCAGGATGATTTGGCGGTCCCTGTAACTTCTGCTCATTTAAATTATTATTACTATTTAGAAAGAGAAAGACCAGATCCGTTCTCATCAAATAGAAGTATAAAATATCTCAATTTCGAACTCGGTGAACAGGCCTTCTTTACAAGACCACACATGGATTTTTTACGAAAACAGGGGCTCTCTGGTGCAGAGATTGAATGTGTTGAATACGTCTGTGAAAATGATGTCTTTTGGAAAGTGTTTCAATTTCTAAGTGAACAGTCTAAGAAAAGTGATATTGATGGACGTTCAAGTAGTTTTCTTGTTCATGTTCGATTAAATTTTCTAAAAACTTCAAAGTATAAAATGAGCGATAATTCTAAAAACTATAAATTGTCCCTAAGTGAAATTAATGGTCATGGAGAGTTTGGCGGGGGGCACGTATTCTACACACGATTTATGAAATCTAAGGATCCTCGGTATAAGTCTAGTGCTGATTTCTATCTTGCTGGTAAAATTAGAGATGGCTCAAAAGCAAAAGGACTTCTTGAAATTTCCATACGTGGTGGCTATATGATTCGAAAAGTTCCAATTAATTTAGAGCGTTCTAAAGCAACAATTGTTGAGTTAGAGGCCTGGGGCATCAAGGACTACCTTCCTTAA
- a CDS encoding M23 family metallopeptidase — translation MERYVTIMFVPERDKGVRSFRIPKILFHAFIFMSVIFTLFSGVLIYDYLKILKQVYQNKHLSLENRQLKEQIQLFHMKLNSLTGDIERIKTFENKLRIITGFQEGSHGSPLEAPKTNSSSPKDVNERVPNSIDDSQDGDHNHDHSQSNAKEIPSVLNIFNNFREMNNDSKFLELKDLYEQKIATNFGLVTGYAFTKEWNELTKQSFALARDFAEFDYKYSKIKSHIKDLEVDIHQLDQFLLDRESFLKATPTLLPTKGWITSYYGPRMSHYSKRVKMHEGLDVGANIGTPIIAPADGIITFSGQKPGFGHYVQIDHGYGIETVFAHNSKNTVRKGDIIKRGQLIAKVGNSGLSTGPHLHYEVRVNGTPVDPLYYILD, via the coding sequence TTGGAACGTTACGTTACCATTATGTTTGTCCCAGAAAGAGACAAGGGAGTGCGCTCTTTTCGAATCCCAAAGATTCTCTTTCATGCATTTATATTTATGTCAGTCATTTTCACACTCTTTTCGGGAGTGTTGATATACGATTACCTTAAAATCCTAAAGCAAGTTTATCAAAACAAACACCTAAGCTTAGAGAACCGACAATTAAAAGAGCAAATCCAGCTCTTTCACATGAAGCTCAATTCTCTCACAGGAGATATTGAAAGAATTAAGACGTTCGAAAATAAGCTTCGTATCATTACAGGTTTCCAAGAGGGCTCACACGGAAGTCCACTTGAAGCACCTAAGACGAATTCCTCGTCACCAAAAGATGTGAACGAGCGCGTACCAAATAGTATTGATGACTCACAGGATGGTGATCATAATCACGATCACTCACAGTCAAATGCCAAAGAGATTCCCTCGGTTTTAAATATCTTTAATAACTTCAGGGAAATGAATAATGATTCAAAATTTCTTGAGCTAAAGGATCTCTACGAGCAAAAGATCGCAACGAACTTTGGGCTCGTCACTGGGTATGCCTTCACTAAAGAGTGGAATGAGCTTACCAAACAAAGTTTCGCCCTTGCGCGTGACTTTGCTGAATTCGATTACAAATACTCAAAAATCAAGTCGCATATTAAAGACCTTGAAGTAGACATTCACCAACTTGATCAATTTTTGCTTGATCGAGAATCTTTTCTTAAGGCCACCCCCACCCTTCTACCGACAAAGGGATGGATCACTAGTTATTACGGCCCAAGAATGTCTCACTACTCAAAGAGAGTTAAGATGCATGAGGGACTTGATGTTGGAGCCAATATTGGGACGCCGATTATCGCCCCCGCCGATGGAATCATCACATTTTCTGGCCAAAAACCAGGTTTCGGACACTATGTTCAGATTGATCATGGATATGGAATCGAAACAGTTTTTGCCCATAATTCGAAAAACACTGTGAGAAAAGGAGACATCATCAAGCGGGGCCAGCTTATAGCTAAAGTTGGTAATTCAGGTCTTTCAACAGGTCCTCACCTTCACTATGAAGTGAGAGTAAATGGTACACCTGTTGACCCTCTATATTATATTTTAGATTAG
- a CDS encoding peptidylprolyl isomerase produces MSKIAAKHILVAQEFEAKDLVKKLESGESFEKLAADFSMCPSGQNGGDLGEFSKGMMVKPFEEAAFALEVDQTSPIVRTQFGYHLILRYK; encoded by the coding sequence ATGAGTAAAATCGCTGCAAAACATATTCTTGTCGCTCAAGAATTTGAAGCAAAAGATCTTGTTAAAAAATTAGAGTCTGGTGAGAGTTTTGAAAAACTTGCTGCAGACTTTTCGATGTGTCCTTCTGGCCAAAATGGTGGAGACCTTGGAGAGTTTTCTAAAGGAATGATGGTAAAGCCTTTTGAAGAGGCTGCCTTTGCTTTAGAGGTCGATCAAACTTCTCCAATTGTAAGAACACAATTTGGGTATCACCTTATTTTACGCTATAAATAG
- a CDS encoding outer membrane protein, translating into MRLRLLLIMAVLSVQTLGLEIDEKLTLRILELSSTKKTALINRGLEDGLVVGDHAKFFLTTGVVARGVVVKASPSRSVWSFYRLVNDEEIEKNKVMNLKIASEVKITEDPSKSLVEVKTTRGSDRVKMVMDEKAQAENLSSDDMDELKSLAEGPSKTNTFSKTSDRSLEVFGLLNFTSLSGDFDDGTATTTTSASSLDFSAGIEKFFPTSTSFLKNMSVYGFATKRSSTSGGELETTVDWTEFGAGVSYYFYNLPHEVQKVVFYATSSFALGSASYTVEAAEGSSVPDSVNNDLTGSSQFLSFGVGTRYLLSNNFSAIGLVDYIQSSTSFDTDEGDTSVLTVSGPRVRVGLAYRW; encoded by the coding sequence ATGCGCTTACGTTTACTTTTGATCATGGCCGTCTTGTCTGTGCAAACATTAGGTCTCGAAATTGATGAGAAGTTAACATTGAGGATTTTAGAATTATCTTCAACGAAGAAAACAGCTCTTATTAATCGTGGTCTAGAAGATGGACTGGTTGTTGGAGATCATGCCAAATTCTTTCTAACAACTGGAGTTGTTGCTAGGGGTGTTGTTGTGAAAGCTTCACCAAGTCGATCTGTTTGGTCATTTTATCGCTTAGTTAACGATGAAGAAATTGAAAAGAATAAAGTGATGAATCTTAAAATTGCAAGCGAAGTGAAAATTACTGAAGATCCATCAAAGAGCTTGGTTGAAGTTAAAACAACTCGCGGTTCTGATCGCGTAAAAATGGTGATGGATGAAAAAGCGCAGGCAGAAAATCTTTCGAGCGATGATATGGATGAGCTAAAATCCTTGGCCGAGGGTCCTTCTAAAACAAATACATTTTCGAAAACGTCGGATCGTTCCCTAGAGGTTTTTGGACTTTTAAATTTTACAAGTTTGAGTGGTGACTTTGATGATGGAACCGCAACGACAACAACAAGTGCAAGCTCTCTTGATTTCTCCGCAGGGATAGAGAAATTCTTTCCAACATCTACTAGCTTTTTAAAAAATATGTCAGTTTACGGATTTGCTACGAAGAGATCTTCAACTTCTGGTGGTGAGTTAGAGACGACTGTTGATTGGACTGAGTTTGGTGCAGGTGTGAGTTATTATTTTTATAATTTACCTCATGAAGTTCAAAAAGTTGTTTTCTATGCCACAAGCTCATTTGCTCTTGGAAGTGCAAGTTACACCGTTGAAGCTGCAGAGGGCTCTTCTGTACCCGACTCTGTTAATAACGACTTAACTGGATCTAGTCAGTTTCTCTCTTTTGGAGTTGGGACACGCTATCTGCTTTCAAATAATTTCAGTGCCATTGGTCTTGTCGACTATATTCAATCATCTACATCTTTTGATACTGATGAGGGAGATACTAGTGTTTTGACTGTTAGTGGACCGAGAGTTCGTGTTGGTTTGGCCTATCGTTGGTGA
- a CDS encoding response regulator: protein MENKVLLVDDDAFLREILNEFLQDEGINVVCASDGKEALDLVDETYSCVVTDMAMPKLDGVSLVQKLKADYPALKIIAISGGRVHSGDLYLKLAAKAGADRTFCKPFDLEEFLACLTSEKKALSV, encoded by the coding sequence ATGGAAAATAAAGTACTTTTAGTCGATGATGATGCGTTTTTAAGAGAGATACTCAACGAGTTTTTACAGGATGAGGGAATCAACGTCGTTTGCGCTAGTGACGGAAAAGAGGCCCTTGATCTCGTTGATGAAACTTATTCCTGCGTCGTCACAGATATGGCCATGCCTAAGCTCGATGGTGTGTCTCTTGTCCAAAAACTTAAGGCCGATTATCCGGCACTCAAGATTATTGCAATCTCAGGTGGTCGCGTTCATTCGGGAGATTTGTACTTAAAGCTTGCTGCTAAGGCCGGAGCTGACCGTACATTTTGTAAGCCGTTTGATCTTGAGGAATTTTTAGCGTGTCTAACAAGCGAAAAAAAAGCGCTCAGTGTGTGA
- the trxB gene encoding thioredoxin-disulfide reductase, producing MEKRKVIIVGSGPAGYTAALYTSRANLAPLVIEGHEPGGQLTTTTDVDNFPGFPEGIMGPELMANMKKQAARFDTEFLTTHVTSVDLSKRPFHVKCENGNEYLAESLIISTGASAKYLGLENEKELIGKGVSACATCDGFFYRDRVVHVVGGGDTAMEEATFLTKFASKVYVVHRRDELRASKPMQERAFANEKIEFVWDSAVTEIIADPTGVTAIKVENLKTGEITERKTDGLFMGIGHKPNTDFLDGQIKLDDHGFIITEGRYPDTNIPGVFACGDVQDSYYRQAISAAGSGCQAAIRAERFLEENE from the coding sequence ATGGAAAAGCGTAAAGTTATTATCGTAGGTTCAGGTCCTGCGGGTTACACAGCTGCCCTCTATACTTCTAGAGCAAATCTTGCTCCTCTCGTTATTGAAGGACATGAGCCTGGTGGACAACTTACGACAACAACAGATGTAGATAATTTCCCAGGGTTTCCCGAGGGAATTATGGGGCCAGAACTAATGGCCAATATGAAAAAGCAAGCTGCTCGTTTTGACACTGAGTTTTTAACGACTCATGTAACGAGTGTTGATCTTTCTAAAAGACCATTCCACGTTAAGTGTGAGAATGGAAATGAATACCTTGCCGAGTCTCTCATCATTTCAACAGGCGCTTCTGCGAAGTACCTCGGACTTGAAAATGAAAAAGAACTAATTGGTAAAGGTGTTTCAGCATGTGCAACTTGTGATGGTTTCTTCTATCGCGACAGAGTCGTTCACGTCGTCGGTGGTGGAGACACGGCAATGGAAGAGGCAACATTTCTTACAAAATTTGCTTCAAAAGTTTACGTTGTTCACAGAAGAGATGAACTTCGTGCTAGTAAGCCAATGCAAGAGCGTGCTTTTGCCAATGAAAAAATTGAATTTGTTTGGGATAGTGCTGTTACAGAAATTATCGCTGACCCAACTGGTGTTACGGCCATTAAGGTAGAGAATCTTAAAACTGGTGAGATCACAGAGAGAAAAACTGATGGTCTTTTCATGGGTATTGGTCACAAACCAAATACAGATTTCCTAGATGGTCAGATCAAATTAGATGATCACGGTTTCATTATCACAGAAGGTAGATATCCAGATACAAATATTCCTGGTGTTTTTGCATGTGGTGATGTTCAAGATTCTTACTACAGACAAGCAATCTCTGCAGCAGGTAGTGGATGTCAGGCCGCCATAAGGGCCGAAAGATTTCTAGAAGAAAACGAATAA
- a CDS encoding glycerophosphodiester phosphodiesterase — MIFKITVMFVILTSSLSAMANVQCIAHRGFSSAYLENSMESVLAAIEIGSHGVEFDIQHTKDGLPVLFHDDSLKRVVESKEGKECHLKKGISDYSFADLREHCQLKNGEDIPLLEEVLERSSDVESFFFVELKDRPRVNTLELLEQFFYYRMNSLRIISFKKDYLEAVDAYAVVRPFWKEIKMLRIYRFLPSLFDDYGVNIYHKTRYMSRIPYRRGKEVSVWTVNKRKDLKKIIDRKKVHFVTTDRPDICLDLSEKTY; from the coding sequence ATGATTTTTAAGATAACAGTGATGTTTGTTATTTTAACCTCTTCATTGTCGGCCATGGCCAATGTTCAGTGTATTGCCCATCGAGGATTTAGCTCAGCTTATCTCGAAAATTCAATGGAATCTGTTCTGGCGGCCATTGAAATTGGAAGCCATGGTGTTGAATTTGATATTCAGCATACAAAGGATGGCCTTCCCGTGCTTTTTCACGATGATTCATTAAAGAGAGTCGTTGAATCGAAAGAGGGCAAAGAGTGTCATTTAAAAAAGGGGATCTCGGATTATTCATTTGCAGATCTACGTGAACATTGCCAGTTAAAAAATGGTGAGGATATCCCGCTTCTTGAAGAGGTCTTAGAGAGAAGTTCTGATGTTGAAAGCTTTTTTTTCGTCGAACTCAAAGATAGACCAAGAGTGAATACGTTGGAGTTATTAGAACAATTTTTCTATTACCGTATGAACTCGCTACGTATCATTTCATTTAAAAAAGATTATCTAGAAGCCGTTGATGCATATGCCGTTGTTCGCCCATTTTGGAAAGAGATAAAAATGCTTCGCATCTACCGTTTTCTTCCCTCTTTGTTTGATGACTATGGTGTGAATATTTATCATAAAACACGTTATATGAGTCGCATTCCTTATCGCAGAGGTAAAGAAGTGAGTGTCTGGACTGTAAATAAGAGAAAGGACCTTAAAAAGATTATCGATCGTAAGAAAGTCCATTTTGTTACAACTGATAGACCTGATATTTGCTTAGATCTCAGTGAAAAAACTTATTAA
- the secA gene encoding preprotein translocase subunit SecA, with product MLNPLKAIFGTKHDRDIKKIMPVINQINDLEEKMKSMSDEELKAQTPKFKEMIKNGASLDSLLVEAFATVREASVRVLGMRHYNVQLVGGVVLYQGKIAEMKTGEGKTLTATLPLYLIALEGKGAHIITVNDYLASRDAEEMGVLFNWLGLNVGCIVADMEDEARKAAYRADITYGTNNEFAFDYLRDNMKFSLEDYVQRDFRYCIVDEVDSILIDEARTPLLISGPSEGNTDAYAMANTVIPKLTIEKHFTIDEKSKSAIFTDDGIVKVQEIMGIENLYDIKNSDLLHHLNQALRAHHLFKNDIDYVIKEGQVIIVDEFTGRLKDGSRWSDGLHQAIEAKEGVDVKSENQTLASITFQNYFKMYSSLAGMTGTADTEAEEFGKIYELDVVVIPTNEPIARVDEADVIYKSTSAKHKAIINLVKELHAKGQPVLVGTISIDSSVHLSEELEKAGIPHNVLNAKQHGKEADIIKNAGQKGAVTIATNMAGRGTDIKLTEETKSLGGLYIVGTERHESRRIDNQLRGRSGRQGDPGHSKFFLSLEDDLMRIFGSDRISKVMSTLGMEEDEPIEHKMISNAIAKAQKKVETHNFEIRKHLLEYDNVMNEQRRVIYRIRREILSDNDNLGFVKEMTEDVASFLVDIHRPDKKIPLEQWPWEELKQGFKTTFNTDYEIDALECSQKFDGDLDHYFSEVAKELLDKKFSQYDEEQIKLALREILLSTFDNHWKEHLLAMDHMKEGINLRAYAQKDPLTEYKRESFSLFENVRQEVKKSVIRNIFTVKLYTQEEIEELRRQHEEELEKQLEAYKRAQEEAERLEEAKKMAPLTRGRNKVGRNDPCPCGSGKKFKQCHGA from the coding sequence ATGTTAAACCCGCTTAAGGCCATTTTTGGCACAAAACATGATCGCGACATTAAAAAGATCATGCCCGTTATTAATCAGATCAATGATCTTGAAGAGAAAATGAAGTCGATGAGTGATGAAGAGCTCAAGGCGCAAACTCCAAAGTTCAAAGAGATGATTAAAAATGGAGCTTCACTAGATTCTCTTCTAGTCGAAGCCTTTGCAACAGTAAGAGAGGCTTCTGTACGTGTTCTTGGAATGAGACACTACAATGTTCAGCTTGTAGGTGGAGTTGTTCTCTATCAAGGAAAAATTGCTGAAATGAAAACAGGTGAAGGGAAAACCCTAACGGCGACTCTTCCTCTATATCTTATCGCCCTTGAAGGAAAAGGTGCTCACATTATTACAGTTAACGATTACCTTGCTAGTCGTGATGCTGAGGAAATGGGAGTGCTCTTCAATTGGCTTGGTCTGAATGTTGGCTGTATTGTTGCTGATATGGAAGACGAAGCAAGAAAAGCGGCCTATAGAGCAGACATCACTTATGGGACAAATAATGAATTTGCCTTTGATTATCTAAGAGATAATATGAAATTTTCTTTGGAAGATTACGTTCAAAGAGATTTCCGCTACTGTATTGTCGATGAGGTTGACTCTATTCTTATCGACGAAGCAAGAACTCCACTTCTTATCTCTGGACCTAGCGAAGGAAACACTGATGCCTACGCTATGGCCAATACAGTAATACCTAAGCTTACAATAGAAAAGCACTTCACAATTGATGAGAAATCTAAATCTGCTATTTTTACAGATGATGGAATCGTAAAAGTTCAAGAGATCATGGGAATTGAAAATCTATATGATATTAAAAACTCTGATCTTCTTCACCACCTAAACCAGGCCCTAAGAGCACACCATCTGTTTAAAAATGATATCGACTATGTCATTAAAGAAGGGCAAGTCATTATCGTTGATGAATTCACAGGGCGCCTTAAAGATGGTTCGAGATGGTCAGATGGACTTCACCAGGCCATTGAAGCAAAAGAAGGCGTTGATGTTAAGTCTGAAAACCAGACTCTCGCCTCTATTACTTTCCAAAATTACTTCAAAATGTATTCAAGTCTTGCTGGTATGACTGGAACGGCTGATACAGAAGCAGAGGAATTTGGAAAGATCTACGAACTTGATGTCGTTGTTATTCCTACAAATGAGCCTATCGCTCGTGTCGATGAAGCAGATGTCATCTACAAGTCAACTTCGGCCAAACACAAAGCGATCATCAATCTTGTAAAAGAGCTTCACGCTAAAGGGCAACCTGTTCTCGTTGGAACAATTTCAATTGATTCATCAGTTCACTTGTCAGAAGAATTAGAAAAAGCTGGTATCCCACACAATGTTCTCAATGCAAAACAACACGGAAAAGAAGCCGACATTATCAAGAATGCTGGGCAAAAAGGTGCTGTTACTATCGCAACGAACATGGCAGGTCGTGGAACAGATATCAAGTTAACTGAGGAAACAAAATCCCTTGGTGGACTCTATATTGTTGGTACAGAAAGACATGAGTCTCGTCGAATCGACAACCAGCTAAGAGGTCGTTCAGGACGTCAGGGTGATCCAGGTCACTCGAAATTCTTCCTTTCTCTTGAAGATGATCTCATGAGAATCTTTGGTAGTGATAGAATTTCAAAGGTTATGAGCACCCTTGGAATGGAAGAAGATGAGCCAATTGAGCATAAGATGATCTCTAATGCCATTGCAAAAGCACAAAAGAAAGTTGAAACACATAACTTTGAAATTAGAAAGCACCTTCTCGAGTACGATAACGTCATGAACGAACAAAGACGTGTTATCTATCGTATCCGTCGTGAAATCCTCTCTGACAATGACAATTTAGGTTTTGTAAAAGAGATGACAGAAGATGTGGCAAGCTTTCTTGTTGATATTCACAGACCAGACAAGAAAATCCCACTTGAGCAGTGGCCATGGGAAGAGCTTAAACAAGGTTTTAAAACAACATTCAACACAGACTATGAAATTGATGCTCTTGAGTGTTCTCAAAAATTTGATGGCGATCTCGATCACTACTTCTCAGAGGTAGCAAAAGAGCTTCTTGATAAAAAATTCTCTCAATACGATGAAGAACAAATCAAGCTTGCACTAAGAGAAATTCTTCTTTCTACATTTGATAACCATTGGAAAGAGCACCTTCTTGCAATGGACCACATGAAGGAAGGGATCAATCTAAGGGCCTATGCTCAAAAAGACCCGCTGACAGAATACAAGCGTGAGTCTTTCTCACTTTTTGAAAACGTAAGACAAGAGGTGAAGAAATCGGTTATCAGAAACATCTTCACAGTAAAACTTTATACTCAAGAAGAAATTGAAGAGCTTAGAAGGCAACATGAAGAAGAGCTTGAAAAACAACTTGAAGCCTATAAAAGAGCACAAGAAGAAGCTGAGAGATTAGAAGAGGCCAAGAAAATGGCCCCTCTAACTCGTGGTAGAAACAAAGTTGGTCGAAATGACCCTTGCCCTTGTGGTTCAGGAAAGAAATTTAAACAGTGCCATGGCGCTTAA